From the genome of Corallococcus macrosporus DSM 14697:
CCAGGCACCGGGTCGATGAGCCCGCGGCGGCGGCGCCTGAGGCAGGCAAGGAGTCCCTCGACCATGGCCAGCAAGCGGAGCGCTGCTGCGGCTCACGTATGGCACGACGCTCTGCGCGCGCTTCCCCTAGGACTCAATGAAGACGAACCGCATGACAGGAGCCCTTTCCATGAAACGCTTCCACCCCGTCCACGAGAGGCAGGAGCGCGCCGCGAAGTGGAGCCTGCTGCGCGACGTGGTGCTGCCGGGCGCCGTGGTGGGGACGCTCGGCGCGCTCGCGATGACGGCGCTGGCGCTGCCGCTGGGCGCGCTCACGCGGGGGGACGTCTGGTACGCGGCCCGCCTGGCGGGGGGCGTCTTCTTCCGGGAGGCTCCCGCGGGCCCCTGGGCCGTGGTGCTGGGCCTGCTGGTGCACGTGAGCACGGCGGGAGGCTTGGCCACGCTCTTCGCCCTGCTGCTGCCACGCGGAGGCACCGCGACCGCCGCGCTGTTCCTGGGGCTGCTCATGGCGCTGGGGCTCCAGGCCGTGATGCCCGAGCTCGTGGCGCCCTGGGCCTCTCCGCCGCTGGACCGCGCGAGCCCCCGCGCGGCGCTGCTGCTGCTGCACCTGGCCTTCGGCGCCTCGCTCGGGCTCATGGTCCCGGTGCGGCGGGGGCTGGCCGCGGTGGACCGGGCTCGCCGCGCCGTCCAGGCCGTGCGCGCGCCCCTCGGCTGAGGCGCGCCCTCAGGGCCCGCGCTCGCTGGCGCCCGCTCGCGGCGGCGCCACCTGTCGCGCGTCGTGCAGTCCTGGCAGCAGCAGCGGCGGGAAGGGCCCGGGCGGCATCGACGGGCGGGCCCGCGCAGCGGCCTCCAGCAGCACCAGCCCCACGAGGATGACGACGAAGATGAACGCGGTGGCGAAGACCAGCCGGGGCCCGCCGGGCCGCTCCGCCAGGTGCATGTAGAAGAAGGCGAGGAGCCCCGCCTTCACGGCGGCGATGCCCAGCGCCACCTCCAGCCCCCAGCGCCCCAGGTGAGCCCGGGACAGGAGGAACGACAGGGTGGTGAGGACCAGCAGCCCCACGCCCACCAGCAGCACGCCCTTCGTCGGAGACACGCGCGCCTCCCTTCACACCAGGTACAAGAGGGGCCAGAGGAACAGCCAGACGAGGTCCACCAGGTGCCAGTACATGCCCCCCAGCTCCAGGGGCGTGTGGTAGGCCGCGCTGAAGCGGCCCTCCAGCGTGCGGAAGGCGAGCACCGACAGCGCGCCCACGCCCACCGTCACGTGCACCGCGTGGACGCCCGTCATCACCCAGTAGAGCGTGAAGTAGAGGCTGGCCCCGGGGATGGCGAACTTCGCGTAGGCATAGTGCGCGCCGGGCAGCGCCCCGTCCCGCGCGTGGTGCGCGTACTCCAGGCCCTTGAGGGAGAGGAAGGCCACGCCCAGCACCGCCGCGCCCGCGAGCAGCCCACCCGCGGCCAGCTCCCGTCCGGCGCGGATGGAGGCGATCGCCAGCGCCACCAGGACGCTGCTGGTCACCAGGACATAGGTGTTGAGCGTGCCCAGGGTGACATCCATGTGATGGGGGCCCTGGTGGAACACCTGCGGGTAGGCCAGCCGGTAGAGCGCGTAGCTGGTGAACAGCGCGGTGAAGAGCATCACCTCCGACGCGAGGAAGACCCACATGCCCATGTGGGCCGCGCCCTGGCGCGCCGCCTCGTCCCCGAAGTGGCGGGCCTGCGCCACCACCGGCCGCGCGGCGCCGTCAGAGGGCATGGCCCACCTCCGGCTCGATGCCGGGCCGCGCGTAGTCGTGCGGCCCATGGGGGAAGGCGGGCGGCTCGTGGAAGTTGGACTCCGGTGGGGGCGAGGCGCTGTACCACTCGAAGCCGCGGCTCTCCCACGGGTTCCTCCCCGCCGCGGCGCCATGGAGAAGCGCCCAGCCCAGGTAGATGGCGACGATGAGGAAGCCGAACCCCAGCAGCGACGCGCCCGCGGTGGACGCCACGTGCAGCGGCTGGAAGTGCTCCGGGTAGTCCGCGTAGCGGCGCGGCATGCCCTGGTTGCCCAGGAGGAACTGCGGCAGGAAGGTGGCGATGAAGCCGAAGATGATGAGCACCGCCGTGCCCACGCCCAGCCCCTCCGGGTAGCGCCGGCCGAACATCTTCGGGAACCAGTAGTGCAGCGCCCCGAGGAAGGCCATCAGCGACGCCCCCACCATGATGAAGTGGAAGTGCGCCACCACGAAGTACGTGTCGTGCCAGTGGAGGTCCGCGGACGTGACGGCCACCGCCACCCCGCTCATGCCGCCGAAGAAGAGCAGGAAGATGAACCCCAGCACGTAGACGAAGGGCGTGCAGACCCAGATGCTCCCCCGGTACATCGTGCTCAGCCAGGTGAAGATCTTCAGCGCCGTGAAGATGGCCACCAGCATGGACAGCACGCTGAAGGCGCCCGCGCCGAAAGTGGACTGGCCGGACACGAACATGTGGTGGCCCCACGTCAGGAAGCCCACGAAGGCGATGCCCACGGTGCTCCACACCAGCACCCGGTAGCTGAACGGGTTCTTCCGGCTGAAGACGGACACCGCCTCGCTGATGACGCCCATGCCGGGGAGGATCATGATGTAGACGGCCGGGTGGCTGTAGAACCAGAACAGGTGCTGATACAGCAGCGGGTCTCCCCCGCGGGCCGGGTCGAACAGCCCCACGCCGGCCACCCGCTCCAGCGCCACCAGCACCAGCACCATGCCCAGCACCGGCGTGGCCAGCACCTGGATGATGGACGTGCCGTAGATGGCCCAGACGAAGAGCGGCAGCCTCATCCACCCGACGCCGGGCGCGCGCATCGTGTGCACGGTGGTGATGAAGTTGAGCCCGGTGATGATGGTGGAGAAGCCCACCACGAACACGCCCAGCAGCACCGGCATCACGTCGGTGCCGGTGGCGGTGCTGTAGGGCGTGTAGAAGGTCCAGCCCGTGTCCACGCCCCCCTGGAGCATCGCCCAGAGCGTCAGCGCCGCGCCCAGCACGTAGAGGTAGAAGCTGGCCAGGTTGAGCCGGGGGAAGGCCACGTCCCGGGCGCCAATCATCAGCGGTAGCAGGAAGTTGCCGAACGCGGTGGGGATGGAGGGGATGAGGAAGAGCCACACCATGACGACGCCGTGCACGGTGAAGGCGCGGTTGTAGGCCAGCCGCCCCATCACCGTCTCCTCCGGCGTGAGCAGCTCCAGCCGCAGGGCCAGCGCGTAGCAGCCCCCCAGCAGGAACATGAGGAGGACGGCCACCAGGAACATGACGCCAACGCGCTTGTGGTCCTGCGTGGTGAGCCAGGACCACAGGCCCCGCTCCGAGTTGAGGTAGTGCTCCTCCGGCATCGTCGGCTCAGCGCGCGCGAGGCTCATACCTGGGCTCCTGCGCGGCGGGAGGCACGGGGCGCTCCGGCCGCAGCGACTGGATGTATTCGACGAGCGCGGCCACGTCCGCCGCGCTCAACCTCCCCTGGAAGGACGGCATCACCGGCTCGAAGCCCGCGACGAGCTTCGCCTGCGGGTCCATCATGGACTCGGTGAGGTAGGCCACGTCGGCGCGGATGTGCCCGCCCGACGCCAGCGGCTCGTCGCGCAGGTACAGCCCCCGCCAGGTGGGGCCGATGTGCGGCGTGCCGTCCACCGTGTGGCACTGGAAGCAGCCCATCCGCGTCGCCACGACGCGCCCCTGCTCGGCCAGCGGCCCGCGCGCGCCCACCCCCATGGCGAGCTCCGGCACCTGACCGGGGCCCGGGGCCGGCTGCGTCTTGTGCCGGGCCCGCCAGGCCTCGAACGCCTCCGGCGCCAGCACCACCACCTCCGCGCGCATGCGCGAGTGGTCCACCCCGCAGTACTCCGCGCACAGCACCGGGTAGCGCCCCGGCCGCACCGCCTCGAACCACGTCTCCGTGTAGCGCCCCGGCAGCGCGTCCATCTTCAGGCGGAACGCCGGCACGTAGAAGGAGTGGATGACGTCGCGCGAGGTGATGAGCACGCGCACCGGGCGGCCGGCCGGGACGTGCAGCACCCCCACCTCTCCGGGGCCGTCCGGGTACGCGAACTTCCACATCCACTGCTTGCCCATGACGTAGACGTCCAGCGCGTCCGCGGGCGGGGTGCGCGCCCAGACATAGTCCCGGTAGCCCAGGGCGCCCCACAACAGGAAGAAGGCCAGCGGGACGCTGATGTAGAGGCCCTCCAGCCACGCCGGGGCCTCGATGTGCGGCGTGAGGGCGTGCGCCTGGCGCCGCCGGTAGCGGAGCAGGAAGACGAACCCGGTGAGGCCAATCCCCGCGCCCACGACGAAGGTGGTGAGGATGATGAAGAAGTGGATGTCATCCACGCGGGACGCCAGCGTGGACGCCTGCCTCGGCAGGAAGAGGAGGCGCCGCAGCAGCTCGCTCATGGCCCCCGCCCCTCCTCCGCCAGCACCCGCTCCACGGCGCGCTCCAGGGGCAGGTGGATGACGCCCCCATCCCGGTCCACCCACCCATAGCCTTCCAGCCGGGCCTGCTGTGCCTCCCGCAGGCGCCGCGCCCGGTCGTCCAGGGCGAAGGGGCGCTGGTTGACGTCCGCCAGCTCCGCGCGGCCCATGACGGGGGACGGCCCCGCGGGCGCCCAGGGGCGGCTGTGGTCCTCCAGCCACCGGTTGGCCAGCAGGGAGACGACGACGAGCGCCATCCAGGCGCCCGCCACCAGCGCGATGCGCCCGCCGGGGAGCTGCCCGGGGTCCGGCGGCGTCGGCGTGTAGTCCGCGCTCATGACTCGGGCACCTCCAGCGAATGGAGGAGGAACGGGTCCCTCACGGGCACCGTGTAGCTGCCGCGCGCGAGCGCCAGGCACGCCGCCACCGCGAGCCCCCCCACCCCCACCCAGGCCGTGAGCGCCGTCCAGTGGACGTCGAGCGCCCGCGGGTGGAGCGCGGGCACCACCAGCCAGTACAGGTCCACCGCGCGCATGAGCAGCAGCCACGCCGCCACCAGGCCCAGCGCGCGCGGGCGCTGCTTGACGCGCCGGACGAGCAGCAGGAAGAAGGGCACGGCGAAGTGCCCCACCGCGAGCAGCACCGCCACCTGGCGCCAGCCGCCGTCCAGCCGGGCGCGGTACCACGGCACCTCCTCCGGCAGCGAGGCCACCCACATGAGCATGAACTGCGAGTAGCCGCAGTAGGCCCACAGGCACACGAAGGCCAGGAGCAGCGTGCCCAGCCGCTGGAAGTGGCGCGGCCCCATGAGCGCGCCGAACTGCCCCGGCCCCCGCCACGCGGCCGCCAGCACCGCCACGGCGGACAGCGCGGCCACCACCGCGCCGCAGCCCACGTAGAGCCCGTACACCGTGGACTTCCACAGGGGCTCCAGCGACATCAGCCAGTCCAGGCTGGCGAAGGACACGCACAGCACCACCACCGGCAGCGCGCCCGCGGACAGCCTGCGCTGCCACTGCGTGAGCCGCACGCTCCGGGCGCCGAGGTCCGCCTCCGTGTCCTGGCGCACCGACCAGCGGTACAGCAGCCCCCCGACGGCGCCCCACACCGCGAAGTAGAAGCACGCGCGGACCAGGAAGAAGGGGACGTTGAGGTACGGGCGCTTGTGCGCCAGCAGCTCCAGCCCGTGCGAGCCCAGGTCCGGCGGCGGGCGCACCCAGGGGAACAGGAGCGGCAGCGACAGCGCCACGGGGATGAAGAAGGCGGCGAAGAGCGGGCAGCACGTGGCCATCAGCTCCAGCGGCCGGCGCAGCACCGTGGGCCAGCGCGCCCTGGCGGCATGGAAGGCCGCGAGGATGAGCAGCGCCCCCAGGCCCAGCGAGAGCCAGTAGGCGAAGGCGAACAGGTACCCGTAGGCCGCCTCCCGGGGCGCCGCCAGGCCCCCCGCGCCCGTGGCCACCAGCCCCAGCACCCCCGCGGCCAGCGCGCCCAGCCGCACCCGCGGGCTCCCCTCCCACCGCGTGAGCACCTCCAGCCTCATGGCGCACCTCCCGGCCCGGCCTGCCGCTGGAGCGACGACTGGACCTCCGTGGGCGCGGCGGACAGCGGCGCTCGCTGGCTGTAGGCCAGCACCCGCAGCCACGCCACCACCGCCCAGCGCTGCTCGGGCGGCAGCTCCGCCGCGTACGACGGCATCAGCCCGTACCCCTCGGTGATGACCTGGTAGTAGAAGCCCGGCGGGTGCGGCAGCGCGTCCCAGCCGGGCGCCAGCGGCCCGCCGCCCTCCCTGCCCGCGTCGGCGCGCGGGCCGTCCAGCGTCACCATCCCGGACGGCGGATGCGGCGCATGGAGCGACCCGTACAGCGCGGGCGGCGGGCGCAGTTGCATGTTCTCCGCCACGACGCTGTGCCCGTCCCCCAGGAGCCCGTGGCAGGGCGCGCACCAGGTCTCGAAGTGGCCCCGGCCGCGCGCGAGCAGCTCGCGCGTGAGCGGCACGGGGAAGCGCGCGGGGTCCGCCAGCCCCCCGTCCGGGGCGCGCTGGGGGATTGCGGGCGCCTGGCGGCGGTACCACTCCCGCGGCACGGTGCCCCGCACGGGCGTCCGCATGGCGCGCCCGTCCGCGAAGTTCGGGTCCGCGGTGTACGCGTTGTCGCGCGCCTGGACCTGCAGGGGGTCCCTGTCCTCGCAGGCGGCCAGGGTGAGCGCGGCCACGGCGCGCGGCAGGAGGCGCGCGCTCATCCGCCCTCCTCCACCCGCGACACCTTCACCGCCCCCAGCTCGCGCAGGGCCGCGTCCGCCGCGGCGCCGCCGGCGTCATCGTCCACGGCCACCGACACCCAGAAGCCGTCGATGCTGGCGCTGCGGAAGGGCTCGAGCCCCAGGAAGGGGTGCGTCACCCGCGGCAGCCCGCAGCCGATGAGCACCCCCAGGAAGATGGCGCTCGCGGCGGACAGCACCGCGGTCTCGAAGGCGATGGGGATGAAGACGGGGCCCGCGTGCAGCGGCCGGCCCCCCACGTCCAGCGGCCAGTCCACCGCCTGGGTGAACCACTGCACCAGGTAGGCCCCCGCCGCTCCGCCCACGCCCGCGACGAGCGCCAGCCGCGGCAGCCGCGAGGGCGGCAGCGCCAGCGCCTCGTCCATGCCCTCCACCGGGAAGGGCGTGAAGGCGTCCAGCCGCGTGAAGCCCCGCGCGCGCAGGCCCCGCGCCGCCTCCAGCAGCCGCTCCGGGGAGCGGAACTCACCCAGCAGCCAGCCCCTCACCGCCCACCTCCCGGCGCGCCGGCCCGCGCCGCGACCTCGCGCGCGAACGCCTCGGACGCGTCCAGCTCGTGCTGGAGCTGCTTCACCTCGCTGACCGGCACCGGCGGCAGCAGCTTGAGGAACAGGAGGAAGCCCAGGCCGAAGAAGCCCAGCGTCCCGGCCAGCAGGGACAGGTCCACCCAGGTGGGCGCGTAGTGCCGCCAGCTGCTCGGCAGGAAGTCCTCGCTGAGGGGCGCCACGACAATCATGTAGCGCTCCAGCCACATGCCCAGGTTGACCAGCAACGCGGCCCCCCACAGCACCACCGGCGAGGTGCGCGGCCGGCCCCACCAGAACACCTGCGGCACCAGCACGTTGCAGGTGACGACGGTCCAGAACAGCGGCGCGTAGGGGCCGGTGCGCAGGATGCCCATCACGTGCATCTCGTAGGGGTTGCCGCTGTACCAGCCGAAGAAGTGCTCCTGCACATAGCCGTAGGCCACGAACAGCCCGGCCACGAGCATCAGCCGCGCCAGCACGTCCAGGTGCGCCTGCGTCACCACGTGGTGCAGCCGCAGCACCCGGCGGGCGGGGAGCAGCAGGCACAGCACCATGGCCAGGCCGGAGAAGATGGCGCCCGCCACGAAGTACGGCGGGAAGACGGTGGTGTGCCAGCCGGGGAGCTGGGCCACCGCGAAGTCGAAGGAGACGATGGTGTGCACCGAGACCACCAGCGGCGTGGCGAGCCCCGCCAGCAGCAGGTAGCCGGTCCGCCAGCGCAGCCAGTGCCGCGCGCTGCCCCGCCAGCCCAGCGACAGGAGCCCCCACGCCCGGCGCTTCCACGTCTGCCGCGCGGTGTCCCGGGCCGTGGCCAGGTCCGGGAGCAGGCCCATGTACCAGAACAGGACGGAGACGGTGAGGTACGTGAGGATGGCCACGATGTCCCACGTCAGCGGCGAGCGGAACTGCGGCCACATGCGCAGCGCGCTGGGGTACGGCACCAGCCAGTAGAACTTCCACGGCCGGCCCAGGTGCAGCAGGGGGAACAGGCCCGCGCAGGCCACGGCGAACAGCGTCATCGCCTCCGCCATGCGGTTGACCGAGCTGCGCCACTTCTCACCGAAGAGCAGCAGGATGGCGGAGATGAGCGTGCCGGCGTGGCCAATGCCAATCCACCACACGAAGTTGATGATGCCGAAGGCCCAGGCCACCGGGATGTTGTTGCCCCACGTGCCCACGCCCTTCCCCAGCGTCACGCCGATGGCCACCACCAGCAGCGCGGTGAGCGCCGAGCACAGGCCCACCAGCGCCCACCAGCCCGGGCCGGGCGGGCCCAGCACGGGCCGCAGCAGCGACTCGCCCAGCGCCGCGTCGGCGTAGCGGCCCTCCAGGAGGGAGTGCCGCACCAGCGGGTCCGCCGTCACCGGCGCCTTGGGGGCGGGCTCGCTCACGTCAGCGCCTTTGAGGGGTTCTTCAGCCGGATGAGGTGGACGCCGCGCGGGCGCGTGCCCAGCTCGTGCAGCAGCGCGTAGTGGCGCGCGTCCGCGTGCAGGCGGGAGACGGCCGCGTCCGGGTGGTTGAGGTCGCCGAAGACGAGCGCCTGCGTGGGGCACGCCTGCGCGCAGGCGGTGATGACTTCACCCGGCCGGATGGCGCGCCCCTCCACCCGGGCGGTGATGCGCGCCGCCTCGATGCGCTGCACGCAGTACGTGCACTTCTCCATCACCCCGCGCGAGCGCACCGACACGTCCGGGTTCCGGTATGTCCGGGCCAGCGGCTCCCCCCCGGTGTAGCTCAGGTAGTTGAAGCGCCGGACCTTGTAGGGGCAGTTGTTGGAGCAGTACCGCGTGCCGATGCAGCGGTTGTAGACCATCTGGTTCAGCCCCTCGTCCGAGTGGACGGTGGCGGCCACCGGGCACACGTACTCGCAGGGCGCGTACTCGCAGTGCACGCACATCAGCGGCTGGGTGATGACGCCCGGGTCGTCGTCGCTGCCCAGGAAGTACCGGTCGATGCGCAGCCAGTGCATCTCCCGGCCGCGGAGGACCTGCTCCCGGCCCACCGAGGGGATGTTGTTCTCC
Proteins encoded in this window:
- a CDS encoding cytochrome C oxidase subunit IV family protein, giving the protein MSPTKGVLLVGVGLLVLTTLSFLLSRAHLGRWGLEVALGIAAVKAGLLAFFYMHLAERPGGPRLVFATAFIFVVILVGLVLLEAAARARPSMPPGPFPPLLLPGLHDARQVAPPRAGASERGP
- a CDS encoding cytochrome c oxidase subunit 3; the protein is MPSDGAARPVVAQARHFGDEAARQGAAHMGMWVFLASEVMLFTALFTSYALYRLAYPQVFHQGPHHMDVTLGTLNTYVLVTSSVLVALAIASIRAGRELAAGGLLAGAAVLGVAFLSLKGLEYAHHARDGALPGAHYAYAKFAIPGASLYFTLYWVMTGVHAVHVTVGVGALSVLAFRTLEGRFSAAYHTPLELGGMYWHLVDLVWLFLWPLLYLV
- a CDS encoding cbb3-type cytochrome c oxidase subunit I — encoded protein: MSLARAEPTMPEEHYLNSERGLWSWLTTQDHKRVGVMFLVAVLLMFLLGGCYALALRLELLTPEETVMGRLAYNRAFTVHGVVMVWLFLIPSIPTAFGNFLLPLMIGARDVAFPRLNLASFYLYVLGAALTLWAMLQGGVDTGWTFYTPYSTATGTDVMPVLLGVFVVGFSTIITGLNFITTVHTMRAPGVGWMRLPLFVWAIYGTSIIQVLATPVLGMVLVLVALERVAGVGLFDPARGGDPLLYQHLFWFYSHPAVYIMILPGMGVISEAVSVFSRKNPFSYRVLVWSTVGIAFVGFLTWGHHMFVSGQSTFGAGAFSVLSMLVAIFTALKIFTWLSTMYRGSIWVCTPFVYVLGFIFLLFFGGMSGVAVAVTSADLHWHDTYFVVAHFHFIMVGASLMAFLGALHYWFPKMFGRRYPEGLGVGTAVLIIFGFIATFLPQFLLGNQGMPRRYADYPEHFQPLHVASTAGASLLGFGFLIVAIYLGWALLHGAAAGRNPWESRGFEWYSASPPPESNFHEPPAFPHGPHDYARPGIEPEVGHAL
- the coxB gene encoding cytochrome c oxidase subunit II, which gives rise to MSELLRRLLFLPRQASTLASRVDDIHFFIILTTFVVGAGIGLTGFVFLLRYRRRQAHALTPHIEAPAWLEGLYISVPLAFFLLWGALGYRDYVWARTPPADALDVYVMGKQWMWKFAYPDGPGEVGVLHVPAGRPVRVLITSRDVIHSFYVPAFRLKMDALPGRYTETWFEAVRPGRYPVLCAEYCGVDHSRMRAEVVVLAPEAFEAWRARHKTQPAPGPGQVPELAMGVGARGPLAEQGRVVATRMGCFQCHTVDGTPHIGPTWRGLYLRDEPLASGGHIRADVAYLTESMMDPQAKLVAGFEPVMPSFQGRLSAADVAALVEYIQSLRPERPVPPAAQEPRYEPRAR
- a CDS encoding c-type cytochrome; this encodes MSARLLPRAVAALTLAACEDRDPLQVQARDNAYTADPNFADGRAMRTPVRGTVPREWYRRQAPAIPQRAPDGGLADPARFPVPLTRELLARGRGHFETWCAPCHGLLGDGHSVVAENMQLRPPPALYGSLHAPHPPSGMVTLDGPRADAGREGGGPLAPGWDALPHPPGFYYQVITEGYGLMPSYAAELPPEQRWAVVAWLRVLAYSQRAPLSAAPTEVQSSLQRQAGPGGAP
- a CDS encoding DUF3341 domain-containing protein, with protein sequence MRGWLLGEFRSPERLLEAARGLRARGFTRLDAFTPFPVEGMDEALALPPSRLPRLALVAGVGGAAGAYLVQWFTQAVDWPLDVGGRPLHAGPVFIPIAFETAVLSAASAIFLGVLIGCGLPRVTHPFLGLEPFRSASIDGFWVSVAVDDDAGGAAADAALRELGAVKVSRVEEGG
- the nrfD gene encoding NrfD/PsrC family molybdoenzyme membrane anchor subunit, producing MSEPAPKAPVTADPLVRHSLLEGRYADAALGESLLRPVLGPPGPGWWALVGLCSALTALLVVAIGVTLGKGVGTWGNNIPVAWAFGIINFVWWIGIGHAGTLISAILLLFGEKWRSSVNRMAEAMTLFAVACAGLFPLLHLGRPWKFYWLVPYPSALRMWPQFRSPLTWDIVAILTYLTVSVLFWYMGLLPDLATARDTARQTWKRRAWGLLSLGWRGSARHWLRWRTGYLLLAGLATPLVVSVHTIVSFDFAVAQLPGWHTTVFPPYFVAGAIFSGLAMVLCLLLPARRVLRLHHVVTQAHLDVLARLMLVAGLFVAYGYVQEHFFGWYSGNPYEMHVMGILRTGPYAPLFWTVVTCNVLVPQVFWWGRPRTSPVVLWGAALLVNLGMWLERYMIVVAPLSEDFLPSSWRHYAPTWVDLSLLAGTLGFFGLGFLLFLKLLPPVPVSEVKQLQHELDASEAFAREVAARAGAPGGGR